The Streptococcus toyakuensis genome has a window encoding:
- a CDS encoding acyl-[acyl-carrier-protein] thioesterase, which produces MGLIYQMNMKIPFDMADMNGHIKLPDVILLSLQVSGMQSIELGVSDKTILEDYNLVWIITEYEIEVVRLPRFAEEITIETEALSYNRLFCYRRFTIYDEAGQDLIHMMATFVLMDRDSRKVHAVEPEIVAPYQSDFDKKLIRGPKYANLEEPISKDYHVRFYDLDMNGHVNNSKYLDWIFEVMGADFLTQYIPKKINLKYVKEVRPGGVITSAVERTGLESKHEITSDGATNAQAIITWQEMKKD; this is translated from the coding sequence ATGGGCTTAATTTATCAAATGAACATGAAAATTCCTTTTGATATGGCTGATATGAACGGTCATATCAAGCTTCCAGATGTGATTTTGCTATCCTTGCAAGTTTCAGGGATGCAGTCTATTGAGTTGGGAGTTAGTGATAAGACTATTTTGGAAGACTATAATCTGGTCTGGATTATCACAGAATACGAAATTGAGGTGGTTCGTTTGCCTCGTTTTGCGGAAGAAATCACCATTGAAACGGAAGCTTTGAGCTACAATCGACTTTTTTGCTACCGTCGCTTTACCATTTATGATGAAGCGGGACAGGACCTTATCCACATGATGGCGACCTTTGTTCTGATGGACCGAGATAGTCGAAAAGTTCATGCTGTCGAACCTGAGATTGTAGCTCCTTACCAGTCTGATTTTGATAAAAAGCTTATCCGCGGTCCAAAGTATGCAAATCTAGAAGAGCCAATCAGCAAGGATTACCATGTTCGTTTTTACGACTTGGATATGAATGGTCATGTCAATAACAGTAAGTATCTGGACTGGATTTTTGAGGTCATGGGAGCGGACTTTTTGACCCAATATATTCCCAAGAAAATCAACCTCAAGTATGTCAAGGAAGTTCGACCAGGTGGGGTGATTACATCGGCTGTTGAACGGACTGGACTGGAAAGCAAACATGAGATTACAAGCGACGGGGCTACCAATGCCCAAGCTATCATCACTTGGCAAGAAATGAAGAAGGATTAG
- the hemW gene encoding radical SAM family heme chaperone HemW — protein sequence MQKKPTSAYVHIPFCTQICYYCDFSKVFIKNQPVDSYLEHLLEEFQSYDIQKLRTLYIGGGTPTALSASQLEVLLKGLIKNLDLSVLEELTIEANPGDLDADKIAVLKNSAVNRVSLGVQTFDDKMLKKIGRSHLEKDIYENIDRLKLAGFDNISIDLIYALPGQTMEQVKENVAKAIGLDIPHMSLYSLILENHTVFMNRMRRGKLPLPKEELEAEMFEYIIAELERAGFEHYEISNFSKPGFESRHNLMYWDNAEYYGIGAGASGYVNGVRYKNHGPIRHYLSAVEEGNARITEEHLSQKEQMEEEMFLGLRKKSGVSMARFEEKFGRSFDGLYGEIVRDLVQQGLMQIDGDRVRMTKRGLFLGDTIAERFILE from the coding sequence ATGCAGAAAAAACCGACGTCAGCCTATGTGCACATCCCATTTTGTACCCAGATTTGTTATTATTGTGACTTTTCAAAAGTTTTTATCAAGAATCAGCCGGTAGATAGTTATTTGGAACATCTGTTAGAAGAGTTTCAATCTTATGATATTCAAAAGTTGAGAACCCTCTATATCGGTGGTGGCACACCGACAGCTTTGTCAGCTTCTCAACTGGAGGTGTTATTGAAGGGCTTGATTAAAAACTTGGACTTGTCTGTCTTAGAGGAGTTGACCATTGAAGCTAATCCAGGCGACTTGGATGCAGACAAGATAGCTGTTTTGAAAAACTCGGCTGTCAATCGTGTTTCGCTAGGTGTGCAGACCTTTGATGATAAGATGCTGAAAAAGATTGGGCGCAGTCATTTGGAGAAGGATATTTATGAAAATATCGATCGTCTGAAACTGGCTGGTTTTGACAATATCTCCATCGATTTGATCTATGCACTGCCTGGTCAGACCATGGAGCAAGTTAAGGAAAATGTGGCTAAGGCCATTGGACTTGATATTCCCCATATGAGTTTGTATAGCTTGATTTTAGAAAACCATACGGTTTTTATGAACCGTATGCGACGAGGGAAATTGCCTCTGCCTAAGGAGGAACTGGAAGCTGAGATGTTTGAGTACATCATCGCAGAGCTAGAGCGAGCTGGTTTTGAACATTATGAGATTTCCAATTTCTCCAAACCCGGTTTTGAAAGTCGCCACAATCTCATGTACTGGGACAATGCTGAATACTATGGCATCGGTGCTGGGGCATCTGGTTATGTCAACGGAGTGCGCTATAAAAATCATGGTCCGATTCGTCATTATCTCAGTGCAGTTGAGGAAGGCAATGCTCGTATTACAGAAGAGCACCTGAGTCAAAAGGAGCAAATGGAAGAAGAAATGTTCCTAGGTCTCCGCAAGAAATCAGGGGTCTCTATGGCGCGATTTGAAGAAAAATTTGGACGGTCTTTCGATGGACTTTATGGAGAAATCGTCAGAGATTTGGTTCAACAAGGTCTCATGCAAATAGACGGTGATCGCGTGCGCATGACAAAAAGAGGTCTCTTTTTAGGAGACACCATAGCAGAACGATTTATTTTGGAGTAG
- a CDS encoding YSIRK-type signal peptide-containing protein (The YSIRK form of extended signal peptide directs nascent proteins to the cross-wall site, while signal peptides lacking YSIRK direct proteins instead to the cell pole. A large fraction of YSIRK proteins are surface proteins anchored by sortase-mediated processing of a C-terminal LPXTG motif.) → MKQFKFNERQRFSIRKFSMGAASVLLGSVFFAVSSVEDVQAAEQSQNVVGVNENKQTPDPVILSNSSTTGVSTEETNTSVSATNVENKPEGDVVGSSKETLNKTALTKLIEDIDGKFTNGKYASKTEDSVNQLKTALDEARSVLNNAKTQEELTRAYNKLVTATTQLKIKPEEKKEAAAVDTTNGKATVGIKATNTEKATESNSIPNSGSKDERNGKALDTNNPFRTDASTTTTDTDSAANQTYTAPAENADLGTLVEKLKGLDSTVENNTKLSQNMDSLGDSKEVAKGAVKEIDEFGGWKAVDGGKFAIARKTEEDVYPLETINSTLNDTVWLQEQALDRRTEYTLLLSKSITRKNRNEAAWDSSAYQPTRVASGVTKNVAGYNGIEKTFTAYSTLYGSDVVVKFKPGYLGDSDGFKANYKVQVYSITGNQEKLVYETTFDPSKDANDAQKIVTKATDGKNNSKIQISNTPNSTTIDSGVDHTRRVDFIGKSAAEKLMAKPGNKPNGAAGTFTSKPIALPKGADHYKVRISLANQNRTGMSYQAWDEKYSLPVTGIDFSIAQDTSNVAKNLLQRIYNKLKATESADTDGKTNETKAAYLAELEKVKTLVTSTDVKKTAEYKEALESTLSKQLALRVDKTELRNSKEALSTLVTATDPTPGKTADSATAYNAAKQEAIKAIEAAKTVIDNENATVAEVRDTLETVNAKQKALQRAEDGLIEAATADEKAKLKADSEALKKADTRGKTPNSIDEYNKEFKKFEQDFNSIKTEVSNIIAKGNNATKAEVDTALSKVAEIKTKLDTAAGLLVDKGNKTELEKVVREESAVKGNFKYYNTDKTKRDAYDSAITKGNIVIKDPNATQAQVNAALRAITEAKAALNGTETNKDELQTLVNEAANKATNAKYYNAEQGKKDAYDQAITKAQEVLNKANVTQAEINAEKVKVETAKNALDGTETNKDELQTLVNEAANKATNAKYYNAEQGKKDAYDQAITKAQEVLNKANVTQAEINAEKVKVETAKNALDGTETNKDELQTLVNEAANKATNAKYYNAEQGKKDAYDQAITKAQEVLNKANVTQAEINAEKVKVETAKNALDGTETNKDELQTLVNEAANKATNAKYYNAEQGKKDAYDQAITKAQEVLNKANVTQAEINAEKVKVETAKNALDGTETNKDELQTLVNEAANKATNAKYYNAEQGKKDAYDQAITKAQEVLNKANVTQAEINAEKVKVETAKNALDGTETNKDELQTLVNEAANKATNAKYYNAEQGKKDAYDQAITKAQEVLNKANVTQAEINAEKVKVETAKNALDGTETNKDELQTLVNEAANKATNAKYYNAEQGKKDAYDQAITKAQEVLNKANVTQAEINAEKVKVETAKNALDGTETNKDELQTLVNEAANKATNAKYYNAEQGKKDAYDQAITKAQEVLNKANVTQAEINAEKVKVETAKNALDGTETNKDELQTLVNEAANKATNAKYYNAEQGKKDAYDQAITKAQEVLNKANVTQAEIDGEKDKVETAKNALDGAATDKAQLTNNNDVLNELISEDPTNGKTKATIDEYKKVKEESEKLLKEIKKVIDNKNASQIEVNKALEIVVKAKDSLENAKKSLLDAVEAREVVETIANEKIASIKADKKLSVQEKEKAIDRVDRLKEKALEEIDKSKKQTEIDKALRTFLYQIDQDSLVYERPSFDLEAFIQSSITGVVTVERGKAIRQADVIAKLNLPENVTVISIDLPDTNTLGDKFAKVTLRLADGKEITVKVPVRVVASQSGESKPETSLPDYGRNNGSTNTAAKVDKAKLEGAIRQLDELIIRESAKLDAETAKEANALSADAKKVFANADASQAEVDAMIKRIEDFMAKVALSTDHTSPAKDQAAQTPAVAPATTQASANASQTASAQANTRTVAKELPNTGTVDSVVSMVVAVASALLGLGLAGRRRKEDEEA, encoded by the coding sequence ATGAAACAATTTAAATTTAATGAGCGTCAACGTTTCTCCATTCGCAAATTTTCAATGGGTGCTGCATCTGTCTTATTAGGGTCAGTCTTTTTTGCGGTTAGTTCAGTTGAAGATGTACAAGCGGCTGAACAAAGTCAAAATGTAGTGGGTGTGAATGAGAATAAACAAACTCCTGATCCTGTTATATTGAGTAACTCATCTACTACAGGTGTGTCTACTGAAGAAACTAATACTTCAGTTTCTGCTACAAATGTTGAGAATAAACCAGAGGGAGATGTGGTAGGAAGCTCAAAAGAAACTCTAAATAAAACAGCCTTAACAAAATTAATTGAAGATATTGATGGGAAATTTACGAACGGGAAATATGCTTCTAAAACAGAAGATAGTGTGAATCAATTAAAAACAGCCTTAGATGAAGCTAGATCTGTATTAAACAATGCAAAAACACAAGAAGAGTTAACTAGGGCCTACAATAAGCTTGTTACAGCAACTACACAGCTAAAGATAAAACCAGAAGAGAAAAAAGAAGCAGCAGCAGTTGATACGACAAATGGAAAAGCTACTGTGGGTATTAAAGCAACAAATACTGAAAAAGCCACAGAATCAAATTCTATTCCAAACTCAGGTTCTAAAGATGAACGTAATGGAAAAGCATTAGATACCAATAATCCATTCCGTACAGATGCATCTACAACTACAACAGATACAGATTCTGCTGCGAATCAAACTTATACAGCTCCAGCTGAGAATGCGGATTTAGGAACTTTAGTGGAGAAACTAAAAGGGTTAGACTCTACAGTTGAAAATAACACAAAACTTTCACAAAATATGGATAGTTTAGGTGATAGTAAGGAAGTAGCAAAAGGTGCTGTAAAAGAAATTGATGAATTCGGAGGCTGGAAAGCAGTAGATGGTGGTAAATTTGCCATTGCTAGAAAAACTGAAGAAGATGTGTATCCTCTTGAAACAATCAATTCAACACTTAATGATACAGTTTGGTTGCAAGAACAAGCATTGGATAGAAGAACAGAGTACACTTTACTACTTTCAAAGAGTATAACTAGAAAAAATCGAAATGAAGCAGCTTGGGATAGTAGTGCATATCAACCAACTAGAGTAGCTAGTGGAGTTACCAAGAATGTTGCTGGATATAACGGGATTGAAAAAACATTTACAGCTTATTCAACTTTATATGGTTCAGATGTAGTAGTTAAGTTTAAACCTGGTTATCTTGGAGATAGTGATGGTTTTAAAGCTAACTATAAAGTTCAAGTCTATAGTATTACAGGAAATCAAGAGAAATTAGTATATGAAACAACTTTTGATCCTTCAAAAGATGCAAATGATGCCCAAAAAATTGTTACAAAAGCAACGGATGGAAAAAATAACTCTAAAATTCAAATTTCTAATACACCAAATAGCACTACAATAGATAGTGGAGTAGATCATACTCGACGTGTAGATTTTATTGGAAAAAGTGCAGCAGAAAAGTTAATGGCAAAACCTGGAAATAAACCAAATGGAGCGGCTGGGACATTTACTAGTAAGCCTATTGCATTACCTAAAGGTGCAGATCATTATAAAGTTAGAATTTCTTTAGCAAATCAAAATCGTACCGGTATGAGTTATCAAGCATGGGATGAAAAATATTCATTACCTGTTACGGGAATAGATTTTTCGATTGCTCAAGATACAAGTAATGTAGCGAAAAATCTTTTACAAAGAATTTACAATAAGTTAAAAGCAACTGAATCGGCAGATACAGATGGAAAGACAAATGAAACAAAAGCTGCGTATTTAGCAGAATTAGAAAAAGTTAAGACACTTGTAACGAGTACGGATGTTAAGAAGACAGCAGAATATAAAGAAGCTTTAGAGTCAACTTTATCGAAACAATTGGCATTAAGAGTTGATAAAACAGAGTTAAGAAATTCAAAAGAAGCGTTAAGTACCTTAGTAACAGCAACAGATCCAACACCTGGAAAAACAGCAGATAGTGCTACTGCTTATAATGCAGCAAAACAAGAAGCGATTAAAGCTATTGAAGCAGCAAAAACAGTTATTGATAATGAAAATGCAACTGTAGCAGAGGTTAGAGATACTTTAGAAACAGTTAATGCCAAACAAAAAGCTTTACAACGAGCCGAAGATGGATTAATCGAAGCAGCCACAGCAGACGAAAAAGCTAAATTAAAAGCAGATTCTGAAGCATTGAAAAAAGCAGATACAAGAGGTAAAACACCAAATAGTATTGATGAATACAATAAAGAGTTTAAAAAGTTTGAACAAGATTTTAATTCTATAAAAACAGAAGTATCTAATATTATAGCTAAAGGGAATAATGCAACTAAAGCAGAGGTTGATACGGCATTAAGCAAGGTAGCTGAAATAAAAACAAAATTAGATACAGCTGCAGGATTGTTAGTTGATAAAGGAAACAAAACAGAGTTAGAAAAAGTAGTAAGAGAAGAATCTGCTGTTAAAGGAAACTTTAAATATTATAATACAGACAAAACGAAAAGGGATGCATATGATTCAGCGATTACGAAGGGAAATATTGTAATAAAAGATCCAAATGCGACGCAAGCCCAAGTAAATGCCGCCTTAAGAGCGATCACAGAAGCTAAAGCAGCATTAAATGGAACTGAGACAAATAAAGACGAACTTCAAACACTAGTAAATGAAGCAGCCAATAAAGCTACAAACGCGAAATACTACAATGCAGAGCAAGGTAAAAAAGATGCATACGACCAAGCGATTACAAAAGCACAAGAAGTCTTGAACAAAGCGAATGTAACGCAAGCTGAAATTAACGCAGAAAAAGTCAAAGTAGAAACAGCGAAGAACGCATTAGATGGAACTGAGACAAATAAAGACGAACTTCAAACACTAGTAAATGAAGCAGCCAATAAAGCTACAAACGCGAAATACTACAATGCAGAGCAAGGTAAAAAAGATGCATACGACCAAGCGATTACAAAAGCACAAGAAGTCTTGAACAAAGCGAATGTAACGCAAGCTGAAATTAACGCAGAAAAAGTCAAAGTAGAAACAGCGAAGAACGCATTAGATGGAACTGAGACAAATAAAGACGAACTTCAAACACTAGTAAATGAAGCAGCCAATAAAGCTACAAACGCGAAATACTACAATGCAGAGCAAGGTAAAAAAGATGCATACGACCAAGCGATTACAAAAGCACAAGAAGTCTTGAACAAAGCGAATGTAACGCAAGCTGAAATTAACGCAGAAAAAGTCAAAGTAGAAACAGCGAAGAACGCATTAGATGGAACTGAGACAAATAAAGACGAACTTCAAACACTAGTAAATGAAGCAGCCAATAAAGCTACAAACGCGAAATACTACAATGCAGAGCAAGGTAAAAAAGATGCATACGACCAAGCGATTACAAAAGCACAAGAAGTCTTGAACAAAGCGAATGTAACGCAAGCTGAAATTAACGCAGAAAAAGTCAAAGTAGAAACAGCGAAGAACGCATTAGATGGAACTGAGACAAATAAAGACGAACTTCAAACACTAGTAAATGAAGCAGCCAATAAAGCTACAAACGCGAAATACTACAATGCAGAGCAAGGTAAAAAAGATGCATACGACCAAGCGATTACAAAAGCACAAGAAGTCTTGAACAAAGCGAATGTAACGCAAGCTGAAATTAACGCAGAAAAAGTCAAAGTAGAAACAGCGAAGAACGCATTAGATGGAACTGAGACAAATAAAGACGAACTTCAAACACTAGTAAATGAAGCAGCCAATAAAGCTACAAACGCGAAATACTACAATGCAGAGCAAGGTAAAAAAGATGCATACGACCAAGCGATTACAAAAGCACAAGAAGTCTTGAACAAAGCGAATGTAACGCAAGCTGAAATTAACGCAGAAAAAGTCAAAGTAGAAACAGCGAAGAACGCATTAGATGGAACTGAGACAAATAAAGACGAACTTCAAACACTAGTAAATGAAGCAGCCAATAAAGCTACAAACGCGAAATACTACAATGCAGAGCAAGGTAAAAAAGATGCATACGACCAAGCGATTACAAAAGCACAAGAAGTCTTGAACAAAGCGAATGTAACGCAAGCTGAAATTAACGCAGAAAAAGTCAAAGTAGAAACAGCGAAGAACGCATTAGATGGAACTGAGACAAATAAAGACGAACTTCAAACACTAGTAAATGAAGCAGCCAATAAAGCTACAAACGCGAAATACTACAATGCAGAGCAAGGTAAAAAAGATGCATACGACCAAGCGATTACAAAAGCACAAGAAGTCTTGAACAAAGCGAATGTAACGCAAGCTGAAATTAACGCAGAAAAAGTCAAAGTAGAAACAGCGAAGAACGCATTAGATGGAACTGAGACAAATAAAGATGAACTTCAAACACTAGTAAATGAAGCAGCCAATAAAGCTACAAACGCGAAATACTACAATGCAGAGCAAGGTAAAAAAGATGCATACGACCAAGCGATTACAAAAGCACAAGAAGTCTTGAACAAAGCGAATGTAACGCAAGCTGAAATTGACGGAGAAAAAGATAAAGTCGAAACAGCGAAGAACGCATTAGACGGAGCAGCGACAGACAAAGCACAACTAACGAATAATAATGACGTATTAAATGAGTTAATCTCAGAAGATCCAACAAACGGGAAAACTAAAGCAACAATTGACGAATATAAAAAAGTAAAAGAAGAATCAGAAAAACTTTTAAAAGAAATAAAAAAAGTTATCGATAATAAAAATGCTTCACAAATTGAAGTTAACAAAGCTTTAGAAATTGTGGTTAAGGCAAAAGATTCTTTAGAAAATGCGAAAAAATCATTGTTAGATGCTGTAGAAGCTAGAGAAGTAGTTGAAACGATAGCAAATGAAAAAATTGCTAGCATTAAAGCAGATAAAAAACTTTCTGTTCAAGAAAAAGAAAAAGCAATTGACAGAGTTGACAGATTAAAGGAAAAAGCATTAGAGGAAATCGATAAGTCTAAAAAACAAACAGAAATCGATAAAGCTTTACGTACATTCCTATACCAAATAGATCAAGATTCATTAGTTTATGAACGACCATCTTTTGACCTTGAAGCATTCATCCAATCATCTATTACTGGAGTAGTAACAGTTGAACGTGGAAAAGCGATTCGTCAAGCTGATGTCATTGCTAAACTAAACTTACCAGAGAATGTTACGGTCATTAGCATAGATTTACCGGATACAAATACATTAGGAGACAAGTTTGCTAAAGTAACTTTAAGATTAGCAGATGGAAAAGAAATAACTGTAAAAGTACCGGTTAGAGTTGTTGCTTCACAAAGTGGGGAGTCTAAACCAGAAACTTCTCTTCCAGATTATGGTAGAAATAACGGATCAACTAACACTGCTGCAAAAGTGGATAAAGCGAAGTTAGAAGGCGCTATTCGTCAATTAGATGAACTAATCATCCGAGAATCAGCTAAACTTGATGCAGAAACTGCAAAAGAAGCGAATGCATTATCAGCAGATGCTAAGAAAGTATTTGCTAATGCAGACGCAAGTCAAGCAGAAGTGGATGCAATGATTAAACGTATCGAAGACTTCATGGCGAAAGTTGCTCTATCAACTGATCATACAAGCCCAGCTAAGGATCAAGCTGCTCAAACACCAGCTGTAGCTCCAGCTACAACTCAAGCATCAGCAAATGCTAGTCAAACAGCATCAGCACAAGCAAATACACGTACAGTGGCTAAAGAATTGCCAAACACAGGTACAGTAGATTCTGTAGTATCTATGGTAGTAGCGGTCGCAAGTGCATTACTTGGTCTTGGCCTTGCAGGCCGTCGTCGTAAAGAAGACGAAGAAGCTTAA
- the lgt gene encoding prolipoprotein diacylglyceryl transferase translates to MLDPIAIQLGPLAIRWYALCIVTGLILAVYLTMKEAPRKKIIPDDILDFILVAFPLAILGARLYYVIFRFDYYSQNVGEIFAIWNGGLAIYGGLITGALVLYIFADRKLINTWDFLDIAAPSVMIAQSLGRWGNFFNQEAYGAAVDNLNYLPAFIRDQMYIEGSYRQPTFLYESLWNLLGFALILIFRRKWKSLRRGHITAFYLIWYGFGRMVIEGMRTDSLMFFGLRVSQWLSVVLIGLGIFIILYQNRKKAPYYITEEEN, encoded by the coding sequence ATGCTTGATCCAATTGCTATTCAACTAGGACCCCTAGCCATTCGTTGGTATGCCTTGTGTATTGTGACAGGCTTAATTCTTGCGGTTTATTTGACCATGAAAGAAGCGCCTAGAAAGAAGATCATACCAGACGATATTTTAGATTTTATCTTAGTAGCCTTTCCCTTGGCTATTTTAGGAGCTCGTCTCTACTATGTCATTTTCCGTTTTGATTACTATAGTCAGAATGTAGGAGAAATTTTTGCCATTTGGAATGGTGGTTTGGCCATTTACGGTGGTTTGATAACTGGGGCTCTTGTTCTGTATATTTTTGCTGATCGTAAACTCATCAATACTTGGGATTTCCTAGATATTGCAGCGCCTAGCGTTATGATTGCCCAAAGTTTGGGTCGCTGGGGCAATTTCTTTAACCAAGAAGCTTATGGTGCAGCAGTGGATAATCTGAATTATCTACCTGCCTTTATCCGTGACCAGATGTATATTGAGGGGAGCTACCGTCAACCGACTTTCCTTTATGAGTCTCTATGGAATCTGCTTGGCTTTGCCTTGATTTTGATATTCAGAAGAAAATGGAAGAGTCTCAGACGAGGTCATATCACTGCTTTCTACTTGATTTGGTATGGTTTCGGTCGTATGGTTATTGAAGGTATGCGAACAGATAGTCTCATGTTCTTTGGCCTTCGGGTATCGCAATGGCTATCAGTTGTCCTTATCGGACTGGGTATTTTTATCATTCTTTACCAAAATCGAAAGAAGGCCCCTTACTATATTACGGAGGAGGAAAACTAA
- the hprK gene encoding HPr(Ser) kinase/phosphatase, translated as MSVLVKEVIEKLRLDIVYGEPELLEKEINIADITRPGLEMTGYFDYYTPERIQLLGMKEWSYLISMPSNSRYEVLKKMFLPETPAVIVARGLVVPEEMLKAARECKIAILTSRTATSRLSGELSSYLDSRLAERTSVHGVLMDIYGMGVLIQGDSGIGKSETGLELVKRGHRLVADDRVDIFAKDEITLWGEPAEILKHLIEIRGVGIIDVMSLYGASAVKDSSQVQLAVYLENYDTHKTFDRLGNNAEELEISGVAIPRIRIPVKTGRNISVVIEAAAMNYRAKEMGFDATRLFEERLTNLIARNEVQNA; from the coding sequence ATGTCGGTTTTAGTAAAAGAAGTGATTGAAAAGCTCAGACTAGACATTGTCTATGGCGAACCAGAATTGCTTGAAAAGGAAATCAATATAGCAGATATTACGCGACCTGGTCTTGAAATGACAGGCTACTTTGACTACTATACGCCAGAGCGGATTCAACTTTTGGGAATGAAGGAGTGGTCTTATCTGATCAGCATGCCTTCTAATAGCCGTTATGAAGTTTTGAAAAAAATGTTTCTACCTGAGACACCTGCGGTCATTGTTGCCCGTGGTTTGGTGGTTCCTGAGGAGATGTTAAAGGCTGCTAGAGAATGTAAGATTGCTATTTTAACCAGCCGTACGGCAACCAGTCGTTTATCTGGAGAGTTATCTAGTTATCTGGATTCTCGTTTGGCAGAACGGACTAGTGTGCACGGTGTCTTGATGGATATCTATGGGATGGGTGTATTGATTCAGGGAGATAGTGGAATCGGTAAGAGTGAGACAGGTCTGGAGCTTGTCAAACGTGGTCACCGTTTGGTAGCTGATGACCGGGTCGATATCTTTGCCAAGGACGAGATTACTCTCTGGGGTGAACCAGCTGAAATTTTGAAACACTTGATTGAAATTCGTGGGGTTGGGATTATTGATGTCATGAGCCTCTACGGTGCCAGTGCTGTCAAGGATTCTTCACAGGTTCAGCTTGCTGTCTATTTGGAAAATTACGATACGCATAAGACCTTTGATCGTCTGGGAAACAATGCAGAGGAACTTGAAATTTCTGGCGTAGCCATTCCTCGTATTCGTATTCCAGTTAAAACAGGTCGTAATATCTCTGTCGTGATTGAGGCTGCTGCCATGAATTATCGTGCAAAGGAAATGGGCTTTGATGCGACTCGTTTGTTCGAAGAACGCTTGACAAATCTCATCGCTCGAAATGAGGTGCAAAATGCTTGA
- a CDS encoding DUF948 domain-containing protein encodes MLEVAYILVALALIVFLVYLIITVQKLGRVIDETEKTIKTLTSDVDVTLHHTNELLAKVNVLADDINVKVATIDPLFSAVADLSLSVSDLNDHARVLSKKASSAGSKTLKTGASLSALRLASKFLKK; translated from the coding sequence ATGTTAGAAGTCGCATATATTCTTGTAGCCCTTGCTTTGATTGTCTTTTTGGTCTATCTAATCATTACTGTACAAAAGCTTGGCCGTGTTATCGATGAAACAGAGAAGACGATTAAAACCTTGACTTCAGATGTGGATGTGACCTTGCATCATACCAATGAATTGCTGGCTAAGGTCAATGTCTTGGCAGATGATATCAATGTCAAGGTGGCAACGATTGATCCACTCTTTAGTGCTGTTGCAGATTTATCTCTATCTGTTTCAGATCTTAATGACCATGCGCGTGTCTTGAGCAAGAAAGCTTCCTCAGCTGGTTCAAAAACACTCAAGACTGGTGCAAGTTTGTCAGCTCTTCGTCTTGCAAGTAAATTTTTAAAAAAGTAA
- the rpsU gene encoding 30S ribosomal protein S21: MSKTVVRKNESLDDALRRFKRAVTKAGTLQETRKREFYEKPSVKRKRKSEAARKRKKF; encoded by the coding sequence ATGTCTAAAACAGTAGTACGTAAGAATGAATCTCTTGACGACGCACTTCGTCGTTTCAAACGTGCGGTTACTAAAGCTGGTACTCTTCAAGAAACACGCAAACGTGAATTCTATGAAAAACCTTCTGTAAAACGTAAACGTAAATCAGAAGCAGCTCGTAAACGTAAAAAATTCTAA
- a CDS encoding YtxH domain-containing protein yields the protein MGKLSSILLGTVSGAALALFLTSDKGKQVCSQAQDFLDDLREDPEYAKEQVCEKLTEVKEQATDFVLKTKEQVESGEITVDSVLAQAKSCARQATEASKDRFNNLKEQWQEKAETLDESEEIVIDITEE from the coding sequence ATGGGTAAACTATCCTCAATCCTTTTAGGAACCGTTTCAGGTGCAGCTCTTGCCTTGTTTTTAACAAGCGACAAGGGCAAACAAGTTTGCAGTCAGGCTCAAGATTTTCTAGATGATTTGAGAGAAGATCCGGAGTATGCCAAGGAGCAGGTCTGTGAAAAACTGACAGAAGTCAAGGAGCAGGCTACAGATTTTGTTCTTAAAACTAAAGAACAGGTTGAGTCAGGTGAAATCACTGTGGACAGTGTCCTTGCTCAAGCCAAATCATGTGCTCGTCAAGCGACAGAAGCATCAAAAGATCGCTTCAATAATCTCAAGGAGCAATGGCAAGAAAAGGCCGAAACTCTTGATGAATCAGAAGAGATTGTTATTGACATAACAGAAGAATAA